A region from the Canis lupus dingo isolate Sandy chromosome 9, ASM325472v2, whole genome shotgun sequence genome encodes:
- the SERPINF2 gene encoding alpha-2-antiplasmin isoform X2, producing the protein MALLRGLLVISLSCLQGSGAVFPPASAMEPLDQQLMGGQTQEKLPPLTLLKLGNQESSGHIGLKKAPRDCRGAPTPEQTRRLAQAMMAFTTDLFSLVAQRSTSPNLILSPLSVALALSHLALGAQNQTLRRLEQVLHVDSGPCLPHLLSRLCQDLGPGAFRLAARMYLQKGFPIKEDFLKQSEQLFGAKPMSLTGRKGDDLLNINQWVKEATEGKIEDFLSELPDDTVLLLLNAIHFQGFWRSKFDPSLTQRDSFHLNEQFTVPVDMMHARTYPLRWFLLEQPEIQVAHFPFKNNMSFVVIMPTHFEWNVSQVLANLSWDILHQPLLREKPTKVRLPKLHLNYQLDLVATLSRLGLQELFQAPDLRGISDQRLVVTSVQHQSALELSEAGVEAAAATGTAMSRMSLSSFSVNRPFLFFILEDTTSLPLFVGSVKNPNPSAPWERKEQQDSPDDRDYFQNRKAFPRGDKPFGPDLKLAPPSEEDYPQLHSPK; encoded by the exons ATGGCGCTGCTCCGGGGGCTCCTGGTGATCAGCTTGTCCTGCCTCCAAGGCTCCGGCGCGGTG TTCCCTCCTGCCAGCGCCATGGAGCCCTTGGACCAGCAG CTAATGGGCGGGCAGACCCAAGAGAAGCTGCCCCCGCTCACCCTCCTCAAGTTGGGCAACCAG GAGTCCAGTGGCCATATTGGCCTGAAGAAGGCCCCAAGAGACTGCAGGGGAGCCCCAACCCCAGAGCAGACCCGCAgattggcccaggccatgatggCCTTCACCACAGACCTGTTCTCCCTGGTGGCCCAAAGGTCCACCAGCCCCAACCTAATCCTGTCGCCTCTGAGTGTGGCCCTGGCACTGTCTCACCTGGCACTAG GTGCTCAGAACCAGACGCTGCGGAGGTTAGAGCAGGTGCTGCATGTAGActctgggccctgcctcccccacctgctGAGCCGCCTTTGCCAGGACCTGGGCCCTGGGGCATTCCGATTGGCTGCTAGAATGTACCTACAGAAAG GATTTCCCATCAAAGAGGACTTCCTGAAACAATCAGAACAGCTCTTTGGTGCCAAGCCCATGAGCCTGACCGGAAGGAAAGGGGATGATCTGCTAAACATCAACCAATGGGTGAAGGAGGCCACAGAGGGGAAGATTGAGGATTTCCTCTCAGAGCTGCCAGATGACACAGTGTTGCTTCTGCTCAATGCCATCCACTTCCAGG GTTTCTGGAGGAGCAAGTTTGATCCAAGCCTCACCCAGAGAGACAGTTTCCACCTGAACGAGCAGTTCACGGTGCCAGTGGACATGATGCACGCCCGCACGTACCCCCTGCGCTGGTTCCTGCTGGAGCAGCCTGAGATACAG gtGGCTCATTTCCCCTTTAAGAACAACATGAGCTTTGTGGTCATTATGCCCACCCACTTTGAGTGGAACGTGTCCCAGGTGCTGGCCAACCTGAGCTGGGACATCCTGCACCAGCCCTTACTGCGAGAGAAACCCACCAAGGTCCGGCTGCCTAAGCTGCACCTGAACTACCAGCTGGACTTGGTGGCCACCCTCAGCCGGCTGG GCCTGCAGGAGCTGTTCCAGGCCCCAGACCTGCGCGGGATCTCCGACCAGCGCCTGGTGGTGACCAGCGTGCAGCACCAGTCTGCTCTGGAGCTCAGTGAGGCTGGTGTGGAGGCGGCCGCGGCCACGGGCACGGCCATGTCCCGAatgtctctctcctccttcagCGTCAACcgccccttcctcttcttcatcctcGAGGACACAACAAGCCTGCCCCTGTTTGTGGGCAGTGTGAAGAACCCCAACCCTAGTGCGCCATGGGAGCGCAAGGAGCAGCAGGATTCCCCCGATGACAGGGACTACTTCCAGAACCGGAAAGCCTTTCCCCGCGGAGACAAGCCCTTCGGGCCTGACTTGAAACTTGCGCCTCCCTCAGAGGAGGATTACCCCCAACTTCATAGCCCCAAGTGA
- the SERPINF2 gene encoding alpha-2-antiplasmin isoform X1, with protein MGWLEPEQSVGSTTVGPEGHCVQQQGAYRGQQQGSPAHPTKPAETSGIHRPVYPCGQDQTKKRNMALLRGLLVISLSCLQGSGAVFPPASAMEPLDQQLMGGQTQEKLPPLTLLKLGNQESSGHIGLKKAPRDCRGAPTPEQTRRLAQAMMAFTTDLFSLVAQRSTSPNLILSPLSVALALSHLALGAQNQTLRRLEQVLHVDSGPCLPHLLSRLCQDLGPGAFRLAARMYLQKGFPIKEDFLKQSEQLFGAKPMSLTGRKGDDLLNINQWVKEATEGKIEDFLSELPDDTVLLLLNAIHFQGFWRSKFDPSLTQRDSFHLNEQFTVPVDMMHARTYPLRWFLLEQPEIQVAHFPFKNNMSFVVIMPTHFEWNVSQVLANLSWDILHQPLLREKPTKVRLPKLHLNYQLDLVATLSRLGLQELFQAPDLRGISDQRLVVTSVQHQSALELSEAGVEAAAATGTAMSRMSLSSFSVNRPFLFFILEDTTSLPLFVGSVKNPNPSAPWERKEQQDSPDDRDYFQNRKAFPRGDKPFGPDLKLAPPSEEDYPQLHSPK; from the exons ATGGGCTGGCTGGAGCCTGAGCAAAGTGTGGGGAGCACCACAGTGGGGCCAGAGGGACATTGTGTGCAGCAGCAAGGAGCCTACAGAG GTCAACAACAAGGCTCTCCGGCCCATCCCACCAAACCTGCCGAGACCTCAGGGATTCACAGGCCTGTCTACCCTTGTGGTCAAGACCAGACCAAGAAAAG GAACATGGCGCTGCTCCGGGGGCTCCTGGTGATCAGCTTGTCCTGCCTCCAAGGCTCCGGCGCGGTG TTCCCTCCTGCCAGCGCCATGGAGCCCTTGGACCAGCAG CTAATGGGCGGGCAGACCCAAGAGAAGCTGCCCCCGCTCACCCTCCTCAAGTTGGGCAACCAG GAGTCCAGTGGCCATATTGGCCTGAAGAAGGCCCCAAGAGACTGCAGGGGAGCCCCAACCCCAGAGCAGACCCGCAgattggcccaggccatgatggCCTTCACCACAGACCTGTTCTCCCTGGTGGCCCAAAGGTCCACCAGCCCCAACCTAATCCTGTCGCCTCTGAGTGTGGCCCTGGCACTGTCTCACCTGGCACTAG GTGCTCAGAACCAGACGCTGCGGAGGTTAGAGCAGGTGCTGCATGTAGActctgggccctgcctcccccacctgctGAGCCGCCTTTGCCAGGACCTGGGCCCTGGGGCATTCCGATTGGCTGCTAGAATGTACCTACAGAAAG GATTTCCCATCAAAGAGGACTTCCTGAAACAATCAGAACAGCTCTTTGGTGCCAAGCCCATGAGCCTGACCGGAAGGAAAGGGGATGATCTGCTAAACATCAACCAATGGGTGAAGGAGGCCACAGAGGGGAAGATTGAGGATTTCCTCTCAGAGCTGCCAGATGACACAGTGTTGCTTCTGCTCAATGCCATCCACTTCCAGG GTTTCTGGAGGAGCAAGTTTGATCCAAGCCTCACCCAGAGAGACAGTTTCCACCTGAACGAGCAGTTCACGGTGCCAGTGGACATGATGCACGCCCGCACGTACCCCCTGCGCTGGTTCCTGCTGGAGCAGCCTGAGATACAG gtGGCTCATTTCCCCTTTAAGAACAACATGAGCTTTGTGGTCATTATGCCCACCCACTTTGAGTGGAACGTGTCCCAGGTGCTGGCCAACCTGAGCTGGGACATCCTGCACCAGCCCTTACTGCGAGAGAAACCCACCAAGGTCCGGCTGCCTAAGCTGCACCTGAACTACCAGCTGGACTTGGTGGCCACCCTCAGCCGGCTGG GCCTGCAGGAGCTGTTCCAGGCCCCAGACCTGCGCGGGATCTCCGACCAGCGCCTGGTGGTGACCAGCGTGCAGCACCAGTCTGCTCTGGAGCTCAGTGAGGCTGGTGTGGAGGCGGCCGCGGCCACGGGCACGGCCATGTCCCGAatgtctctctcctccttcagCGTCAACcgccccttcctcttcttcatcctcGAGGACACAACAAGCCTGCCCCTGTTTGTGGGCAGTGTGAAGAACCCCAACCCTAGTGCGCCATGGGAGCGCAAGGAGCAGCAGGATTCCCCCGATGACAGGGACTACTTCCAGAACCGGAAAGCCTTTCCCCGCGGAGACAAGCCCTTCGGGCCTGACTTGAAACTTGCGCCTCCCTCAGAGGAGGATTACCCCCAACTTCATAGCCCCAAGTGA
- the SERPINF1 gene encoding pigment epithelium-derived factor, with product MQALVLLLWTGALLGHSSCQNDAGGPQEDSPAPDATGVPVEEEDPFFRVPVNKLAAAISNFGYDLYRVRSSFSPAANVLLSPLSVATALSALSLGAEQRTESTIHRALYYDLISNPDIHSTYKELLASVTAPEKNFKSASRIVFERKLRIKSSFVAPLEKSYSTRPRILTGNPRLDLQEVNNWVQAQMKGKIARSTREIPSGISILLLGVAYFKGQWVTKFDSRKTSLEDFHLDEERTVKVPMMSDPKAILRYGLDSDLSCKIAQLPLTGSMSIIFFLPLKVTQNLTMIEESLTSEFIHDIDRELKTIQAVLTIPKLKLSYEGEVTKSLQEMKLQSLFDSPDFSKITGKPIKLTQVEHRAGFEWNEDGAGTTPSPGLQPTRLTFPLDYHLNRPFIFVLRDTDTGALLFIGKILDPRGI from the exons ATGCAGGCCCTCGTGCTACTCCTCTGGACCGGAGCCCTCCTGGGGCACAGCAGCTGCCAGAACGATGCGGGCGGCCCCCAGGAG GACTCTCCAGCTCCCGACGCGACAGGGGTGCCCGTGGAGGAGGAGGACCCCTTCTTCAGGGTCCCCGTGAATAAGCTGGCAGCAGCCATCTCCAACTTCGGCTATGACCTGTACCGTGTAAGGTCCAGCTTCAGCCCTGCTGCCAATGTGCTGCTGTCACCACTCAGCGTGGCCACCGCACTCTCTGCGCTCTCGCTGG GAGCGGAACAGCGGACAGAATCCACCATTCACCGGGCTCTCTACTACGACCTGATCAGCAACCCGGACATCCACAGCACCTATAAGGAGCTCCTTGCCTCTGTCACTGCCCCGGAGAAGAACTTCAAGAGTGCTTCCCGGATTGTCTTTGAGAGGA aGCTGCGGATAAAATCCAGCTTTGTTGCACCACTGGAGAAGTCCTATAGCACCAGGCCCAGAATCCTGACCGGCAACCCTCGCCTGGACCTTCAGGAGGTTAACAACTGGGTGCAGGCCCAGATGAAAGGGAAAATTGCTAGATCCACACGGGAAATACCCAGTGGAATCAGCATTCTCCTTCTTGGTGTGGCTTACTTCAAGG GGCAGTGGGTAACAAAGTTTGACTCCAGAAAGACTTCCCTCGAGGATTTCCACTTGGATGAGGAGAGGACTGTGAAAGTCCCCATGATGTCAGACCCTAAGGCCATCTTACGCTATGGCTTGGACTCTGATCTCAGCTGTAAG ATTGCCCAGCTGCCCTTGACCGGCAGCATGAGTATCATCTTTTTCCTGCCTCTGAAAGTAACCCAGAACTTGACCATGATAGAAGAGAGCCTCACCTCTGAGTTCATTCATGACATAGACCGAGAGCTGAAGACAATTCAAGCAGTCCTGACCATCCCCAAGCTGAAGCTGAGTTATGAAGGCGAAGTCACGAAGTCCCTGCAGGAAATGA AACTGCAATCCTTGTTTGATTCACCAGACTTCAGCAAGATCACAGGCAAACCTATTAAACTTACCCAAGTGGAACATCGAGCTGGCTTCGAGTGGAACGAGGATGGGGCAGGCACCACCCCCAGCCCGGGGCTCCAGCCTACCCGCCTCACCTTTCCTCTGGATTATCACCTGAACCGACCTTTCATCTTTGtgctgagagacacagacacaggggcCCTTCTCTTCATAGGCAAaatcctggaccccaggggcATTTAA